The following are encoded in a window of Carya illinoinensis cultivar Pawnee chromosome 15, C.illinoinensisPawnee_v1, whole genome shotgun sequence genomic DNA:
- the LOC122296397 gene encoding CBS domain-containing protein CBSX3, mitochondrial, translated as MQGLVRAIRSCQETLRAAILQHGNGGAAFEVEKFFSRFGGVTSSRSSPVQLKGLENVTVAEVLMTKGGEKLGSWLWCHTDDAVIDAVKKMAANNIGSLVVLKPVVQHLAGIVTERDYTMKIIGQGRSPTLTRVGEIMTDKDKIISVTSDTNILKAMQLMTENRIRHVPVIDGKIVGMISIVDVVRAVVEQQSGELKQLNEFIRGDYY; from the exons ATGCAAGGACTAGTCAGAGCAATACGATCTTGCCAAGAAACACTCAGGGCAGCAATTCTGCAGCATGGGAATGGGGGAGCAGCAtttgaagtggagaaattcttttCGCGTTTTGGAGGTGTCACCTCCTCTAGATCTTCACCCGTGCAGCTGAAAGGGCTGGAGAATGTGACGGTGGCAGAGGTGCTGATGACAAAGGGAGGAGAAAAACTTGGTTCCTGGCTGTGGTGCCACACTGATGATGCTGTCATTGATGCTGTAAAAAAG ATGGCTGCAAATAATATCGGGTCTCTAGTTGTCCTAAAACCAGTGGTGCAACATCTTGCAGGAATAGTCACCGAAAGAG ACTACACGATGAAAATAATCGGGCAAGGAAGATCACCGACGCTTACAAGAGTTGGGGAAATTATGACTGATAAG GACAAAATAATATCGGTGACATCTGATACCAACATTCTTAAAGCAATGCAGCTCATGACAG AGAATCGGATACGACATGTGCCAGTGATAGATGGGAAGATAGTTGGGATGATCTCCATTGTTGATGTTGTAAGAGCAGTAGTGGAGCAGCAAAGTGGAGAACTGAAGCAATTGAACGAATTCATCAGAGGTGACTACTACTAG